The Amaranthus tricolor cultivar Red isolate AtriRed21 chromosome 2, ASM2621246v1, whole genome shotgun sequence genome contains the following window.
attgattttaaaattataaggcaAAGATccaaaataagtatttaaatCATAGATTCTATGGAATGGAATGAACTCTCTTTTTCATCGGGCTAGCTAAACCCTCCGGATGACTATAAGGCAAAGATCCCTAATGTACACACCCCACAAACAGCTAAACCGTAGCAGAAGATCTAAGTCTGAGGTACTGATCAACGTACCCCCAACTATTATGTGGTGTCGAGACAATCCCGACGAAGATCCAATTCCTTGAGACACCATTGAGGTAGTCTCAACCGtattaaaacataaaactatctATAAAGCTTTTCTGTAACTATTCTATAGTTTCGAGATTCTAGAACAAACTTTCTATATTAGAAAGAATATCTTTCTATATTCAAATCAATCTCAGTTGATGTGAAATACATACCTTTGTATCTTtttcataactataaaaaatttGAGTAAGAAATTCAACATTTTCAATTACAGCAAGAAACAAGCTTAGTCAATGCGGTTTCTCAATGAAATCAAAATCTTCAATATAAACATATATGTGCTTAACAATAACTAACAATAGATTTGACTTAATTAGCTAATGAGCTCTACTTAACTTTGATCTTATGAAACAACAACCTTATACttaactttaattttatgaaaCAACAACCTTCTTATTCCAACTTTAATATAactaattcatatattttactTACTCAAAACACTATTTATCCTTGATCACCAAAGTAACTTATGTATTAACAATACTAAAACACTCTCTCAGTATGTTAAAACCAATATTaagattcaaaatcaaatactTAAATacctaaaatttgatattaaaccTGAAACTCAAAATGGGCATAGATCAATTTGTAATATAATTACATCTCATTCTACAAAGTCATAATCAAGTTCtacttattaatttaatgaaCAATTTACCCATATAAATTTCACATTTTCAActcatataaatatttttacaatatactcaaatattaaattaatctcCAATTGGCCAAGACTAACCCAAGAGCATTTCTAAATGTCacattataaaatttcaaatcaaacacTTTAACAACTCAATTAATAACTAGAATAAATAACAACATCAAATAATGTATTTCAAGATTCAACAACTCTTAGCGGGAACAAGTAAACTTAATGTTATTCCTCATTTAAAATCCCAATTTAAAACAAGACCAACAAAAATCTCATCTTTCAATTTCAATCATCATTTTCTAATTTGATGCCAGCAATATCAAACTTCCAACAATTTACAGCAATTTCTACCAATACACACAAATTAAGCTCCATAAAGTTTAGCTTGATGAGTGTACCTTGAATATCAATATCTTCACTTTAGATTCAGTTCACTAATTACTTAATTCATGTCTTCATCTTCAATCTAATCAATTAAGACCCAGCAATTACTAAACAATAACTGTCCATCAAACCATTAAAGGGCTCATGGCCCAACACATCGAGCTAAAGCTGAGAGTAGCTGCAAACAACCCTAACAATTTCACTAATTTACACCTACCGTTCTCAAAATTAGAAATCACAAACCACCTACAAACCCTAAATAAAACCACAATTTAAGGAAAATCTAACCCAAAGTTTAAGTATAAGTTCCATGAAATTCCAAGACCCATCAACAAGATCATTCATTCTAATACAAGACCAGTAAACTACAGACTTACTAAAATTAATCTCGTCATAATTCCATAACAACACCGTTAATCTTTAATTCTTCTAATTTATAATTCTCCTAATTCATAGAGTATGAAGTAATAAATATTTATCCCACAATTCAATTTAAGCTCAATTAAATTCTTTTTGGTGAGAGTATGCCTTAAGTGttcaatcttttcattttccatGGCAAATTTCTTCACACAATCTTCTTCCCTTCATTTAATTctcaagaaacaaaaaaaaaaaaatttaaaacccaaattcaaataaattaaactagATTGACAATTTGTCTTTAATGGGTATACCTTATCAATGGAGAGGAGGACTAACAACTGATGGTAAGTAAGGTCAGCCACAGCTAGGGATGACCGACGTTGTAGCTGGCGGTAGATGGAGTGTTGCAGTTGACTGGTGTGGCGATGGCTTGGTGGCTCGCAAGTGACAGAAGAACTAGAAGAAGGGAAGTTTAGGattgaaaaggaaaaataaataagaatttcATTATGTTGGGTTCCTTCCTATTCTAGAATACTTGAGTATATAGTAGAGAATGTCACTTGGGTTTCTCACGTGAGcttgatgactatattatttttttgttttattttttttattcttatcctTAATATTatgatatactccctcctattcagcttaggtgtcccatttacttttgagataCTGTTCatttatcacttttaaattgcattttattattaatttataagttaaaatatagtcatgtgggatcttatttgatttgttttgatgtaaagattattaatatcaactttttataatttttaattatacataactcgatatattaagaattgaataagtgcattggatagagtgcataaagtaaatgggacatttaagatgaataggagggagtaataattattatcattattgacttccttattatttaaagagtactatattattattattttttatttattttttaacttaaactaaaataaattttatactatattatattttattaatatttttttatttactaactttttttatttacttttatagcTTTATAAATAAACACTATATGacttcaccaaaataatttcAACTAAATAATCCTTTATTCAatctaataatttaaatattaaataaaacctttaaaacattaacaaaatttcaaatgttaataatcttaattaattataataatcttaGTTTAAAACGATAATCAAAGAGCTTAAAAATTACACGTGTTACAATTAACCTGCAAAAATCAATCACTATTTAGGAATTAATGTTCTCGAGTAAGTGACCCTATAATTGAagttattcatgattaatcaaatatTGAGATTATTAAGTAGCAAATTAAAGAAGACGTATGACTAAAAGTTTTGTTTATAAAAAGACGCAGATTAGAAGAGACAAACAAATGGAGTATTTACTCTCGAGTAAACACATTAGATTTGATTAAGCACAAATTATAAATGCTTGTTGTTTACATGATTCCCTGCTACAAATACAATTAGATATATTTGCTGTTCATTTCTTGTAGAAAGAAATTACAGTGATGCAGCCAAGAGCACTTCCAAAACACGATCAGCAATTTCTTGACCAAACATCTCAGGCAATGCAGACCCAATATGTGTCTCAATACTCTTACTCCTATAAATTCTATCCCTCTTCTTCAATAAATCCTTTTCAAACTCTGAAACATCCTGTTTTTCTCCAAAAACACATCTTTCCAACCAAATTCTAACAACCTGTTTTGCTGCGGACATCACTTCATCCCTCAAAATTTGCTCCAATCTCGCTTCTCCACTTGAAGAAGTGTCTAGACGATGCAGAACAGCTGTAGGAGAAAACACTGAACGAATGAAAAGTGAAGTCGAGACATAAGCTTGAAACTCGGGTAGGTTGTCAAGCAGTTGGCGTTGATTTTCTAGCTGTGTATCTTCATAAAATATGTTGAGGTAATCAGGGTTTAGAATAAGGTCCTTTCGAGGAGGTAAATCaaggattaaaaccaaattTGTTGGACTACTTTGGATAATCTCGATCGCCAAATGAGGTGCATCGCTTGAGTCGTTCATGTAGGATGATAAGCTTGTTATGTTCAGAGCTCCTCCTGTGGGTAGTTTGCAGTGTAGCCAGGAGCTTAGTATGAAGTCTATCTGTGCCAAATTGGATATAGTATCATAAGAATACTAGTAAAACAAGGGGTCATTGTAAAATCATAATATTAGATGTTTACATGTCAGAGAAATACATACATGGGTACTCTTTTGACTGGATTTTAAAACTAGATGTACCATGAAGGTGATTGTGCCCTCCATTTTGCTAAAATAATTGTTAGTATTTGTTAAAACGATGTAAaatatcttcttggttcatGTGTTGATAAAGTAGTCATACTAATACTCATTGCGGTCAGATCTTTAAACTAGACACCCCACATGGAGAATTGATACGTATTATCTCGATTTGCGTGTTGAAAAAATCGGTGTATTGAAAAGTCATTTCAACCGGATTTTCAACCTAGGCTCCCATTTTGATAATTGTGATTGATTAGCACAATGCCAatggagaaaataatgaacGTTGTTTAAGTAGATTGTATTGAACTGGTTTTTAAAAGTacagaatttaaatattaatttattaaaacgaaattaatatttagataattGGATCATCATCATGCCCAATATTCTGCTCGAAGGCAGGGTCTGACGAACAAACCATCTTGTATTCCCTTCACAAGAGGACTAGAGGAATACGGTCAATTAAGATAATTAACTgcataaatttaatataaattggAAATTGTATTTTAAgaatttgcaattttttttaaaaaagtcaaaagtcactTAGATTTATTTGGCTAattgaaaagttaaaatataattttaaaaagaaaaaattacttagaataatctaacattttcatgattttcctacaacaatcctacctattgattaaccatgaataattccaactttgggGATATTTTCTTAAAGTAAA
Protein-coding sequences here:
- the LOC130806401 gene encoding red chlorophyll catabolite reductase, chloroplastic-like, which encodes MALNFSHFPLSLTSKISQLPSSRSHSFLPCTIAGSSSVAASSATNMSSGRPRVKDFPYASPPIKDLMVDLVSTIENRLESMLLPCTLPQDVQYFQNQSDTAHASLLLRSGVPSSPIDFILSSWLHCKLPTGGALNITSLSSYMNDSSDAPHLAIEIIQSSPTNLVLILDLPPRKDLILNPDYLNIFYEDTQLENQRQLLDNLPEFQAYVSTSLFIRSVFSPTAVLHRLDTSSSGEARLEQILRDEVMSAAKQVVRIWLERCVFGEKQDVSEFEKDLLKKRDRIYRSKSIETHIGSALPEMFGQEIADRVLEVLLAASL